GCGCTGGTCGATGCCGACAACCGCGTGCTGATCGCGCAGCGGCCGGAGGGCAAAGCGCTCGCCGGTCTCTGGGAGTTTCCAGGCGGCAAGCTCGATGCAGGCGAACGACCCGAGCAGGCGCTGATCCGCGAATTGCACGAAGAGCTCGGCATCACTGTGCGCGAGGCCTGCCTTGCGCCTTTGACATTCGCAAGCCACGGCTATGACGACTTCCATCTGCTGATGCCGCTTTACATCTGCCGGCGCTGGGAGGGCGAGGTCACTGCGCGGGAGGGACAGAAGCTCGCCTGGGTGCGCGCGACCAAGCTCTCTGAGTATCCGATGCCGCCGGCGGACCTACCACTGATCCCGCATCTGATCGACTTGCTCTGACTGCTCGCGGCCCGCCGCAAGTCCCCATCCGGAGGAACACCCAAAGGGCACGTTTCGAAGGATGATTTTTGCGGATGATTTGCGCCCAGGGTTCGAGACGCGCAGCGGTGCTACGCTCCTCACGATAAGGAGCAACGCAGCGTCCGCAGGACATGACAGCAATTACCCCTTCCGCTTCACAGCAGCCTCGAGGCTCGCCTTCGCAGAACCCGGCTTGAGCGGCTTCTGCTGGCTCTCATGCGGCGCCCAGCCGGACAGCCAGACCACATCGAAGGTGGCGCGGACGCGCCCATCAGGATCGGCGAAGCGTTCGCTGTAGATTTGCGCCATTCTCAGCAGGGTGGTCCGCCGCAGCGGCACGCGCCGTCGCTCGGCCAGCGGATTGGTAGCGCCCATCCGCCGCAAGTCCTGCATCAGCGCGAAGGCGGTGTCGTAACGCACCACGACCCGATCCACATCCGCCACCGGCAAGGCGAAGCCCGCGCGCTGCAGCAGCGCACCAAGCTCGCGCAGATCGCCGAACGGCAGCACGCGCGGCGAAAGCCCGCCCTCGACCTCGCTTTCGGCCGCGGCAAACGCCTGCCGCAGTTCGGTCAGCGTGTCGCCGCCGAACAGCGCGACCAGCAGCAGGCCATCCGGCTTCAGCGCGCGGCGCACCTGCGCCAGCACGCCCGGCAGATCGTCGATCGCCTGCAGGGCCAGCGCCGACACCGCGAGATCGAGCGATTCCGGCGCGAGGCCAAGCCGGTCGTCCTCCTGGCGCAACAGATCGATGCGCGTGATCGCCGCCACGCGCTGCGACAACACCTCCCGCAACTGCGGACCGGGCGTGCCGACATCGGCCGCACTGTTGAACGTACGCAGCACCGCC
The sequence above is drawn from the Afipia sp. P52-10 genome and encodes:
- a CDS encoding methyltransferase domain-containing protein — its product is MTDPAVPRLIDRHALRTHLSRAERQGSAPFLLDRVVEDFGERLAAVLRTFNSAADVGTPGPQLREVLSQRVAAITRIDLLRQEDDRLGLAPESLDLAVSALALQAIDDLPGVLAQVRRALKPDGLLLVALFGGDTLTELRQAFAAAESEVEGGLSPRVLPFGDLRELGALLQRAGFALPVADVDRVVVRYDTAFALMQDLRRMGATNPLAERRRVPLRRTTLLRMAQIYSERFADPDGRVRATFDVVWLSGWAPHESQQKPLKPGSAKASLEAAVKRKG
- the mutT gene encoding 8-oxo-dGTP diphosphatase MutT; translation: MKLTLVVACALVDADNRVLIAQRPEGKALAGLWEFPGGKLDAGERPEQALIRELHEELGITVREACLAPLTFASHGYDDFHLLMPLYICRRWEGEVTAREGQKLAWVRATKLSEYPMPPADLPLIPHLIDLL